The Rhodoflexus caldus genome has a window encoding:
- a CDS encoding DUF6992 family protein has translation MLLLDSLVTLNLARLNLNQQGMMLLGTWAFFNIIIGFWKARKSEGASRYFWQMNAYWNIVNIVLAAGGYWNALQTGVSLMNLRESVAAQYGIEKIYLFNAALDVAYIMGGFYLIERARRNDSNSLRWEGFGKAIILQGAWLMVFDWVMWWLQTDITTKILSKIEVAF, from the coding sequence ATGCTGTTGCTCGACTCACTTGTAACGCTCAACTTAGCGCGGCTCAACCTCAACCAGCAGGGAATGATGCTGTTGGGCACATGGGCATTTTTCAACATTATTATCGGCTTTTGGAAAGCCCGAAAAAGCGAAGGAGCAAGCCGCTATTTCTGGCAAATGAATGCCTATTGGAACATTGTCAATATCGTACTTGCCGCAGGTGGCTATTGGAATGCCCTGCAAACAGGTGTTAGCCTGATGAACCTTCGGGAATCGGTTGCTGCACAGTATGGCATTGAGAAAATCTATCTGTTCAATGCCGCCTTGGACGTGGCGTACATCATGGGCGGCTTTTATCTGATAGAACGCGCTCGCCGCAACGACAGCAACAGCCTTCGGTGGGAAGGTTTCGGCAAAGCCATCATCCTGCAAGGCGCATGGCTGATGGTTTTTGATTGGGTAATGTGGTGGCTGCAAACCGATATTACTACTAAAATTCTTTCAAAAATAGAAGTCGCCTTCTGA
- a CDS encoding Uma2 family endonuclease, producing the protein MQPVTSLSQLDPNGVYTYADYLQWQLEETVELIKGKIFPMSPAPGATHQRISRKLMHFISNCFWEKSCEVFSAPFDVRLLDGKKSAAANRDIFTVVQPDISIICDAAKIDEAGCLGAPDLIVEILSKGNSKKEMKHKFSLYEENGVREYWIVVPYEQFLQQFILDENNRYRLHDIYTAEDLITSFIFSDLQIPLQEVFG; encoded by the coding sequence ATGCAACCCGTTACCAGCCTTTCCCAATTAGACCCCAACGGCGTATATACCTACGCCGACTATCTGCAATGGCAGTTGGAGGAAACCGTTGAGTTGATTAAAGGCAAAATTTTCCCGATGTCGCCCGCGCCCGGGGCTACCCATCAGCGGATTTCGCGCAAGTTGATGCACTTTATCTCCAACTGTTTTTGGGAAAAATCCTGTGAAGTTTTTTCTGCGCCTTTTGATGTGCGGCTGTTAGACGGTAAGAAGTCTGCCGCAGCCAATCGCGATATTTTCACGGTCGTGCAGCCCGATATTTCCATTATTTGCGATGCAGCAAAAATTGACGAAGCAGGCTGCCTCGGCGCACCGGATTTGATTGTGGAAATTCTTTCCAAAGGCAATTCCAAGAAGGAAATGAAGCACAAATTCAGCCTCTATGAAGAAAACGGCGTGCGCGAATACTGGATTGTGGTTCCCTACGAACAGTTTTTGCAACAGTTTATTTTAGATGAAAACAACCGCTACCGACTGCACGACATCTATACCGCAGAAGACCTGATTACCTCATTCATTTTCAGCGATTTACAGATTCCTTTGCAGGAGGTTTTTGGATAA